CCCGACACCCCGATGTACGGGGCGACCAAACTGGTGCTGAGCGAGGATGGGTTGATCAAGGAACAGCGGGATTATTACGATCTATGGGGTGACATATTCAACAACATTCCCCATTTTAACAAGATGTACCGCAGGTTTTTGGTCAGGAAATTCGGCTGAGCGACTGCTATGACGAAAAAAACCAGGCAATACATCCGGGAGTATAAGTGGTCCAATATCTTCGCGATGCTCAGAAACAACCGCAAGGACCCCAAACCATGCCCCGACCCCTTCAAGGATAAGACTGTGGCCATAACCGGCGCCACATCAGGAATTGGCCGTGCCACCGCCCGCAAGTACGCGTCCCAGGGGGCAAACCTGCTCTGCATCAACAGAAACCAGGAAAAATCAGAACGCCTGCAACGCGAAATCCAGAGCGAATTTGGGGTCAAGTGCGATTACCTGATCGCCGATCTGAGCAAGTTGGGCGATGTTTTCCGGGTTTCCAGCCAGATGGCGCAGTGGGAAAAACCCATCGACGTGCTCATCCACAACGCGGGTGTTTACCTCACCAGGCGGGAGTTAACAAGCGATGGCCTGGAGAAGGTTTTTGCGGTGCATTATCTGGCCTCGTTCATCATGAATCACCTTTTGATTGAAAAACTCAAAGCCCAGTCCAAGGCGCGGATCATCATGGTGGGCTCCGAGGGGCACCGCTTTGCCGCCTGGGGCCTGAGATTGGACGATCTGAACTGGGAGAAGCGCCGCTATTCAGGATTGGCAAGCTATGGCTCGGCCAAAACGGCCCAGCTTCTGGCGATGCTTTGCTTTGACGAGCGCTTGCGGGATTCAGGAGTTACCATCAACACCATGCATCCGGGAGCGGTGAAAACTGAAACAGGCCAGGAAAATGGGCCGTTATACCGGTGGTTCAAAAAAAACTGGTTCGATAAAACCTTGAGGTCGGCACAAGTGGCAGCCGAAGCCCTCTACTATTTGGGAGTCGCAAAAGACTTGGACGGTGTGAGCGGGAAATTTTTCAACCTGACCACCGAGGAAGAGCCGGCTCCGCCAGCGCTTGACAGAGAAGTTGCCAACCAGTTATGGGGACTGACTCTGGAAATGGCTGGCATAAAGGAATGAAGAAGATGCTTGAACATCAGCACGTCCCCCCCCCTTTTTTCCCTTTTTCCCCATATTTAAGCCATGAGTGAAAAGACATACGACACCATAATTGTGGGCGGAGGCATGGCTGGCCTGACTGCCACCGCCTATCTGGCTCGCGCGGGGCAAAAAGTTCTGCTGTTGGAAAAGAACAGAGAGTTGGGCGGACTGGTTAACTCTTTTTCGCGCGATGGCTTCCATTTTGACGCCGGAGTCAGGGCCCTGGAAGACGCTGGGATCATACTCCCCATGCTCAAGGATCTCAATATCGAGCTCGAAGTGCTGCCAAGCCCTGTTTCGCTGGGGATCGAAGCTGAGATCATGCACGTCGAGGGCATTGACAGCCTGGCCAAATACCGTGATTTTCTCAAGAAGTTCTATCCCGACAGCCAGGCAGAGATCGACGCGGTACTGAAAACCATCCGCAGGATCATGAAGGACATGGATGTTCTCTATGGCATTGAAAATCCAATCTTTAAGGACCCGAGGCGCGACACCTCGTTCTTCATCTTAAAACTGCTTCCCTGGTTGCCCCGCTTTCTCTTCACCATAGTCAGAATAAACCGCATGCAGC
Above is a genomic segment from Candidatus Syntrophosphaera sp. containing:
- a CDS encoding SDR family NAD(P)-dependent oxidoreductase translates to MTKKTRQYIREYKWSNIFAMLRNNRKDPKPCPDPFKDKTVAITGATSGIGRATARKYASQGANLLCINRNQEKSERLQREIQSEFGVKCDYLIADLSKLGDVFRVSSQMAQWEKPIDVLIHNAGVYLTRRELTSDGLEKVFAVHYLASFIMNHLLIEKLKAQSKARIIMVGSEGHRFAAWGLRLDDLNWEKRRYSGLASYGSAKTAQLLAMLCFDERLRDSGVTINTMHPGAVKTETGQENGPLYRWFKKNWFDKTLRSAQVAAEALYYLGVAKDLDGVSGKFFNLTTEEEPAPPALDREVANQLWGLTLEMAGIKE